The following proteins are encoded in a genomic region of Elgaria multicarinata webbii isolate HBS135686 ecotype San Diego chromosome 16, rElgMul1.1.pri, whole genome shotgun sequence:
- the CIAO2A gene encoding cytosolic iron-sulfur assembly component 2A, whose amino-acid sequence MLSLGLLWRALTRAGGGGGSSSSSSGGGPGREDAGAAAAAMAQDRALEVYDLIRTIRDPEKPNTLEELDVVTESCVEVQETGQDEWLVTLRFTPTVPHCSLATLIGLCLRIKLQRCLPFKHKLEIYISEGAHSTEEDINKQINDKERVAAAMENPNLREIVEQCVLEPD is encoded by the exons ATGCTGTCGCTGGGGCTGCTGTGGCGGGCGCTCACTCGCgccggaggcggaggcggcagcagcagcagcagcagcggaggcGGCCCGGGCCGTGAGGACgcgggcgccgccgccgccgccatggcgCAGGACCGGGCGCTGGAGGTGTACG ATCTCATCCGGACGATCCGCGACCCGGAGAAGCCCAACACGCTGGAGGAGCTGGACGTGGTCACGGAGAGCTGCGTGGAGGTGCAGGAAACGGGCCAGGACGAGTGGCTGGTGACCCTCCGGTTCACGCCCACGGTGCCCCACTGCTCTTTGGCCACGCTCATCG GGCTGTGTTTGAGGATCAAACTTCAGAGATGTTTACCTTTTAAGCACAAG CTGGAAATCTACATATCGGAGGGCGCGCATTCCACTGAGGAGGACA TTAACAAGCAAATCAATGACAAAGAGAGAGTAGCAGCTGCCATGGAGAATCCTAACTTGCGGGAGATTGTGGAACAGTGTGTTCTGGAACCAGACTAG